In the genome of Tropicibacter oceani, one region contains:
- a CDS encoding helix-turn-helix domain-containing protein, which produces MAHPVDVHVGKRIRHRRWLVGMTQQQLAEHVGIKFQQIQKYETGANRVSASRLWDIADALDVPVSFFFEGIEAEEGDVAAKSENVPADILGDKEALDLVRSYYAIPENQRRRLFELARVLSDVA; this is translated from the coding sequence ATGGCGCATCCGGTAGACGTTCATGTGGGTAAGCGTATCCGCCACCGTCGGTGGCTGGTCGGCATGACTCAGCAGCAACTTGCCGAGCACGTCGGGATCAAGTTTCAGCAGATTCAGAAATATGAAACCGGCGCCAACCGCGTCAGTGCCTCGCGGCTTTGGGACATCGCGGATGCGCTGGACGTTCCGGTCAGCTTCTTCTTCGAAGGGATCGAGGCCGAAGAAGGCGATGTTGCCGCCAAGTCCGAAAATGTCCCGGCCGACATCCTGGGCGACAAGGAAGCGCTGGATCTGGTGCGGTCGTACTACGCGATCCCCGAAAACCAGCGTCGCCGGCTGTTCGAACTGGCGCGCGTTCTGTCTGACGTGGCTTGA
- a CDS encoding NADPH:quinone oxidoreductase family protein, producing the protein MRALHLTSFESPPQLVDLPVPEPAQGELQLRISACGLNFADLLMLKGTYQDTPALPFVMGMEVAGTVQAIGPGVSGFAIGDRVAVYGGQGGLAEVGCFDAGRAVKLPDGMSFTDAAAFQIAYGTSHVALDHRARLQPGETLLVLGAAGGVGLTAVEIGKLMGARVVACARGADKLEAARAAGADHLIDASTQDIRAEMKTLGGADVIYDPVGGDQFTAAFRSCNPEGRILTIGFASGEVPQIKANHLLVKNLSVLGLYWGGYLAFKPKVLTGSLEQLMAWHAEGRLHPHVSHVLPLDQALDGMELLRSRKSTGKVVIAIGD; encoded by the coding sequence ATGCGCGCGCTGCACCTGACATCATTCGAATCCCCCCCGCAGCTGGTTGACCTACCCGTTCCGGAACCCGCTCAGGGCGAACTGCAACTCAGGATTTCCGCCTGTGGGTTGAACTTTGCGGATCTTCTGATGCTCAAAGGCACCTACCAGGACACCCCTGCCCTGCCCTTCGTGATGGGGATGGAGGTGGCCGGCACCGTGCAGGCCATCGGGCCGGGGGTGTCGGGCTTTGCCATTGGCGACCGGGTTGCGGTCTACGGCGGTCAGGGCGGGCTGGCCGAGGTCGGCTGCTTTGATGCGGGCCGCGCGGTGAAACTGCCGGACGGGATGTCCTTTACCGACGCCGCGGCCTTTCAGATCGCCTATGGCACCAGCCATGTGGCGCTGGACCACCGGGCGCGGCTGCAACCGGGCGAAACCCTGCTGGTGCTTGGCGCCGCGGGCGGCGTCGGGCTGACCGCCGTCGAAATCGGCAAACTGATGGGCGCGCGGGTCGTGGCCTGCGCGCGCGGCGCGGACAAGCTTGAGGCGGCGCGCGCCGCCGGGGCCGATCACCTGATCGACGCCAGCACCCAGGACATCCGCGCCGAGATGAAAACCCTTGGCGGCGCAGACGTGATCTATGATCCGGTGGGCGGTGACCAGTTCACCGCCGCCTTCCGGTCCTGCAACCCCGAGGGCCGCATCCTGACCATCGGCTTCGCCAGCGGCGAGGTCCCGCAGATCAAGGCGAACCACCTGCTGGTCAAGAACCTCTCGGTGCTGGGGCTCTATTGGGGTGGTTACCTGGCCTTCAAACCCAAGGTGCTGACCGGATCGCTGGAACAGCTGATGGCTTGGCACGCCGAGGGCCGCCTGCATCCCCATGTCAGCCACGTCCTGCCGCTGGACCAGGCGCTGGACGGGATGGAGCTGCTGCGCAGCCGCAAATCCACCGGCAAGGTGGTCATCGCCATCGGCGACTGA
- a CDS encoding Gfo/Idh/MocA family protein, with the protein MTDHVRWGILGAAKFAREHMGPAIHKARRGRLAGLATSSLSKALPFTEMAPGVLIFDSYEALLDSPEIDAVYLPLPNHLHVEWTLKALEAGKHVLVEKPLAMQAEGFDPVISARDASGLLAAEAYMIVHHPQWQKARELVQGGAIGKLVRVSGAFSYDNRADAANIRNKPETGGGAIPDIGVYIYGATRFVTGEEPQEILSTEIVRENGVDVWSHITARFPTFHYTGVVSMRMAPWQDMTFHGEGGLLRLTAPFNPQVYGEARIELHRPGGEMVEYRFPAANHYVAQVEAFNASVLDGVEYPCPLEFSRGTQAMIDMVWAKDRG; encoded by the coding sequence ATGACCGATCATGTACGCTGGGGCATTCTGGGGGCTGCGAAATTCGCGCGCGAACACATGGGGCCGGCGATCCACAAGGCGCGGCGGGGGCGGCTGGCGGGGCTGGCGACCTCGAGCCTGTCCAAGGCGTTGCCCTTTACCGAAATGGCGCCGGGCGTGTTGATCTTTGACAGCTATGAGGCGCTGCTGGACAGCCCCGAGATCGACGCGGTCTATCTGCCCTTGCCGAACCATCTGCATGTCGAATGGACGCTGAAGGCGCTGGAGGCGGGCAAGCATGTGCTGGTGGAAAAGCCGCTGGCGATGCAGGCCGAGGGCTTTGACCCGGTGATCTCGGCGCGCGATGCCAGTGGGCTGCTGGCGGCCGAGGCCTATATGATCGTGCATCACCCGCAGTGGCAAAAGGCGCGCGAGCTGGTGCAGGGCGGGGCGATTGGCAAGCTTGTGCGCGTCTCGGGCGCGTTTTCCTATGACAATCGCGCGGACGCGGCAAACATCCGCAACAAGCCCGAGACCGGCGGCGGCGCCATCCCGGACATCGGTGTCTATATCTATGGCGCGACCCGTTTTGTGACGGGGGAGGAGCCGCAGGAGATTCTGTCGACCGAAATCGTTCGGGAAAACGGCGTCGATGTCTGGAGCCATATCACCGCGCGGTTCCCGACGTTCCACTATACCGGCGTGGTCTCGATGCGCATGGCGCCGTGGCAGGACATGACCTTTCACGGTGAGGGCGGGCTGCTGCGGCTGACTGCGCCCTTCAACCCGCAGGTTTACGGCGAGGCGCGGATCGAGCTGCACCGCCCGGGCGGCGAAATGGTCGAATACCGGTTCCCGGCGGCGAACCACTATGTGGCGCAGGTCGAGGCGTTCAACGCCAGCGTGCTGGATGGGGTGGAGTATCCCTGTCCGCTGGAATTCTCGCGCGGGACGCAGGCGATGATCGACATGGTCTGGGCCAAGGACCGGGGCTAG
- the rpoH gene encoding RNA polymerase sigma factor RpoH: MSNYANLPAPSPEAGLSRYLQEIRKFPLLEPEEEYMLAKAWVEKEDTEAAHKMVTSHLRLAAKIAMGYRGYGLPQAEVISEANVGLMQAVKRFDPEKGFRLATYAMWWIRASIQEYILRSWSLVKLGTTSGQKKLFFNLRKAKARIGALEEGDLRPEHVQRIATDLGVTEDEVISMNRRMSGGDASLNATVGSADEGSMQWQDWLEDEDADQATDYAERDELEARRALLVEAMDVLNDREKDILTQRRLADQPVTLEDLSSVYDVSRERIRQIEVRAFEKLQTRMRELAKKQGMLTSA, encoded by the coding sequence ATGAGCAACTATGCAAATCTGCCGGCGCCGTCGCCGGAGGCGGGCCTGAGCCGTTACTTGCAGGAAATCCGCAAGTTCCCGCTGCTGGAACCCGAAGAGGAATACATGCTGGCCAAGGCCTGGGTGGAAAAGGAAGACACCGAGGCCGCGCACAAGATGGTCACCAGCCACCTGCGTCTGGCCGCCAAGATCGCCATGGGCTATCGCGGCTATGGTCTGCCGCAGGCCGAGGTGATTTCCGAGGCGAACGTGGGCCTGATGCAGGCCGTCAAACGCTTTGACCCCGAAAAGGGCTTTCGCCTGGCGACCTATGCCATGTGGTGGATCCGCGCCAGCATCCAGGAATACATCCTGCGGTCCTGGTCTTTGGTGAAACTGGGCACGACCAGCGGTCAGAAGAAGCTGTTCTTCAACCTGCGCAAGGCCAAGGCCCGCATCGGCGCGCTGGAAGAGGGTGATTTGCGCCCCGAGCACGTCCAGCGCATCGCCACTGATCTGGGTGTGACCGAGGATGAGGTGATCAGCATGAACCGCCGCATGTCGGGCGGGGATGCGTCGCTGAACGCCACGGTGGGCAGCGCCGACGAAGGCAGCATGCAGTGGCAGGACTGGCTGGAAGACGAAGACGCCGACCAGGCCACCGATTACGCTGAACGCGACGAGCTGGAGGCGCGCCGCGCCCTGCTGGTCGAGGCGATGGATGTGCTGAACGATCGCGAAAAGGACATTCTGACCCAGCGCCGCCTGGCCGATCAGCCGGTCACGCTGGAGGATCTGTCCAGCGTCTATGACGTATCGCGCGAGCGTATTCGCCAGATCGAGGTGCGCGCCTTTGAAAAGCTGCAGACCCGGATGCGGGAGCTTGCGAAAAAGCAGGGCATGCTGACCAGCGCGTGA
- a CDS encoding RluA family pseudouridine synthase, with the protein MTKLSVTIAADPPPRLDKALARDVPEQASLSRTRLARLIAEGAVTQSGAVLDNPKARVEEGDVIEITLPEAQDYDVVAQAIPLDIVYEDEALIVVNKPAGMVVHPAPGSPDGTLVNALLHHFDGKLSGVGGEKRPGIVHRIDKDTSGLLVVAKSDKAHHGLAKQFEKHTARRAYCAVVHGVLDRGDPRLMGARGVSAGEAGEIVITSGLARHRTDRQRQAVFFEGQGRHAVTRARVLESFGKPPVVSMVECRLETGRTHQIRVHMAHAGHGLIGDQTYGGRRKLSEKALGPVAYAAATGFGRQALHAAELGFVHPETDEDMLFEAPLPQDMADLLAALRTAP; encoded by the coding sequence ATGACAAAGCTTTCCGTGACAATCGCGGCCGATCCGCCGCCGCGCCTTGATAAGGCGCTTGCGCGCGATGTGCCAGAGCAAGCGTCGCTGTCGCGCACCCGGCTGGCGCGGTTGATCGCCGAAGGGGCGGTGACGCAGAGTGGCGCGGTGTTGGACAACCCCAAGGCGCGGGTCGAGGAGGGCGATGTCATCGAGATCACCTTGCCCGAGGCGCAGGATTATGACGTTGTGGCGCAGGCCATTCCGCTGGACATCGTTTACGAGGACGAGGCGCTGATCGTGGTCAACAAGCCTGCGGGCATGGTGGTGCATCCGGCGCCCGGCTCGCCGGATGGCACGCTGGTGAACGCGCTGTTGCACCACTTTGACGGCAAGCTGTCGGGGGTGGGCGGGGAAAAGCGGCCCGGCATCGTGCACCGCATCGACAAGGACACCAGCGGGCTGTTGGTGGTGGCCAAGTCGGACAAGGCGCATCACGGGCTGGCCAAGCAGTTTGAAAAACACACCGCCCGGCGGGCCTATTGCGCGGTGGTGCATGGGGTGCTGGACCGGGGCGATCCGCGTTTGATGGGCGCCCGCGGTGTATCGGCGGGCGAGGCCGGAGAGATCGTGATCACCAGCGGGCTGGCCCGTCACAGGACCGACCGGCAACGGCAGGCCGTGTTCTTTGAGGGGCAGGGGCGCCATGCGGTGACGCGGGCGCGGGTGCTGGAGAGCTTTGGCAAGCCGCCCGTGGTCTCGATGGTGGAATGCCGCCTGGAGACCGGGCGCACGCATCAGATCCGGGTGCACATGGCGCATGCGGGGCATGGGTTGATCGGGGATCAGACCTATGGCGGGCGGCGCAAGCTGTCGGAAAAGGCGCTGGGGCCGGTGGCCTATGCGGCGGCGACGGGCTTTGGTCGGCAGGCGCTGCATGCGGCCGAGCTGGGCTTTGTGCACCCCGAAACCGATGAGGACATGCTGTTCGAGGCGCCCTTGCCGCAGGATATGGCCGATCTTCTGGCGGCGCTCAGAACCGCGCCTTGA
- a CDS encoding DUF6476 family protein, protein MASPVEPEENLPEPPQLRFLRLLVTVLTAVMIAGIVLILGLIWHRYSNARAPLPEVITLPSGAQASAYTQGSDWYAVVTADNQILIFDRATGKLRQTLQIETAD, encoded by the coding sequence ATGGCCTCTCCTGTCGAGCCCGAGGAAAATCTGCCCGAGCCCCCCCAACTGCGCTTTCTGCGGCTGCTGGTGACGGTCCTGACGGCCGTGATGATTGCCGGGATCGTGCTGATCCTCGGCCTGATCTGGCACCGCTATAGCAACGCCCGCGCCCCGCTGCCAGAGGTGATCACCCTGCCATCGGGCGCCCAGGCCAGCGCCTATACCCAAGGATCCGACTGGTACGCGGTGGTCACCGCCGACAACCAGATCCTGATTTTCGACCGCGCCACGGGCAAGCTGCGCCAGACCCTGCAGATCGAAACCGCCGACTGA
- a CDS encoding NAD(P)-dependent alcohol dehydrogenase — translation MKSLVLETKEVLSLRDFPEISRVEESLGPRDVRIKLHTVGICGSDVHYYTHGRIGPFVVKDPMILGHEASGTVIEVGTQVTQLKIGDRVCMEPGIPDPNSRAARLGMYNIDPAVRFWATPPVHGILRPTCVHPADYTYRLPDNVSFAEAAMVEPLAVGVHAATKARVKPGDVAVVLGAGPIGLVTALSALAAGCARVYVSDLAPGKLEIAAALHPGIVPVDARAHSLTGVVKAETDGWGADIVFEATGSPQAARTVFEPLAPGGCVVMIGGQPDPIQYDAGAAMIREARVENIFRYAHVFPRCVGMISSGAIDVKPLITRSFDFDESVRAFEIAASAPPQDVKMQIVLPQ, via the coding sequence ATGAAGTCCCTTGTCCTGGAAACCAAAGAGGTCCTGTCGCTGCGTGATTTCCCGGAAATCTCGCGGGTCGAGGAAAGCCTTGGTCCGCGTGACGTGCGGATCAAGCTGCACACCGTGGGGATCTGTGGCTCGGACGTGCATTATTATACGCACGGTCGCATCGGACCTTTTGTGGTGAAAGACCCGATGATCCTGGGGCACGAGGCCTCGGGGACGGTGATCGAAGTGGGCACGCAGGTGACGCAGCTGAAGATCGGCGATCGCGTCTGCATGGAGCCGGGCATTCCCGACCCCAATTCCCGGGCGGCGCGGCTGGGGATGTACAACATCGACCCTGCGGTGCGGTTCTGGGCCACCCCGCCGGTGCACGGCATCCTGCGCCCGACCTGCGTGCACCCGGCGGATTATACCTATCGGTTGCCGGACAACGTCAGCTTTGCCGAGGCGGCGATGGTCGAGCCATTGGCGGTGGGCGTTCATGCGGCGACCAAGGCGCGGGTCAAGCCGGGCGATGTGGCGGTGGTGCTGGGGGCGGGGCCGATCGGGCTGGTCACGGCGCTGTCGGCCCTGGCGGCGGGCTGCGCGCGGGTCTATGTCAGCGATCTTGCGCCCGGCAAGCTGGAAATCGCGGCGGCGCTGCACCCGGGGATCGTGCCGGTCGATGCCCGGGCGCATTCGCTGACCGGGGTGGTCAAGGCCGAAACCGACGGTTGGGGCGCCGACATCGTCTTTGAGGCGACGGGCAGCCCGCAGGCGGCCAGAACGGTGTTCGAGCCGCTGGCGCCCGGCGGCTGCGTGGTGATGATCGGCGGCCAGCCCGACCCGATCCAGTATGACGCGGGCGCGGCGATGATCCGCGAAGCGCGGGTCGAGAACATCTTTCGCTATGCGCATGTGTTCCCGCGCTGTGTCGGGATGATTTCCAGCGGGGCGATCGACGTGAAGCCGCTGATCACGCGCAGTTTCGATTTCGACGAGAGCGTTCGGGCCTTTGAAATCGCCGCCTCGGCGCCGCCGCAGGATGTGAAGATGCAGATCGTGCTGCCGCAATAG
- a CDS encoding SMP-30/gluconolactonase/LRE family protein, translating to MWQQSDCYPDPRVEILDDRFRPLVVTHAAVERLHTGMRWAEGPVWFGDLRCLLVSDIPNSQVLKVEEETGAVSVFRRGPFTNGNTRDRQGRLVSCEHGPRRVTRTELDGSITVLADSYQGRRLNAPNDVVVKSDGSIWFTDPTFGIRDYYEGYKAEPELPTNVYRIDPDGGITAVIEGIDHPNGLAFSPDESLLYVVQSGAPRCIHAFDMAADGRSVAQGRRLIEAGEDGTPDGFRLDTLGNLWCGWGVGPGLNGVRIFARDGGAIGHIHLPERCANLCFGGPHRTRLFMAASQSLYALHVRAQGVPYF from the coding sequence ATGTGGCAACAAAGCGACTGCTATCCTGACCCCAGGGTCGAAATCCTTGATGACCGGTTCCGCCCGCTGGTGGTGACCCATGCGGCGGTCGAACGGCTGCACACCGGAATGCGCTGGGCCGAGGGGCCGGTCTGGTTCGGCGATCTGCGCTGCCTGCTGGTCAGCGACATCCCCAACAGCCAGGTGCTGAAGGTCGAAGAGGAAACCGGCGCGGTTTCGGTGTTTCGCAGAGGGCCATTTACCAATGGCAACACGCGCGACCGGCAGGGGCGACTTGTGTCCTGCGAACACGGGCCGCGCCGGGTGACGCGGACCGAGCTGGACGGCAGCATCACGGTGCTGGCCGACAGCTATCAGGGGCGGCGGCTGAACGCGCCCAACGATGTGGTGGTCAAATCTGACGGGTCGATCTGGTTCACCGATCCGACCTTTGGTATCCGCGACTACTACGAAGGCTACAAGGCCGAGCCGGAGCTGCCGACCAATGTCTATCGCATTGATCCCGACGGCGGGATCACGGCGGTGATCGAAGGCATCGACCATCCCAACGGGCTGGCGTTTTCGCCCGATGAAAGCCTGCTGTACGTGGTGCAATCAGGCGCGCCGCGCTGTATCCATGCCTTTGATATGGCGGCCGACGGGCGCAGCGTGGCGCAAGGCCGGCGGCTGATCGAAGCGGGCGAGGACGGCACGCCGGACGGCTTTCGGCTGGATACGCTTGGCAACCTGTGGTGCGGCTGGGGCGTCGGGCCTGGGCTGAACGGGGTGCGAATCTTTGCCCGCGATGGCGGGGCGATCGGCCATATCCACCTGCCCGAACGCTGTGCCAACCTGTGTTTCGGCGGGCCGCACCGCACGCGGCTGTTCATGGCGGCCAGCCAGTCGCTGTACGCGCTGCACGTGCGGGCGCAGGGCGTGCCGTATTTCTAG
- a CDS encoding GNAT family N-acetyltransferase, with amino-acid sequence MSVELKHLGPGDSDWLVHQHRHIYARDEGFDDSFGDLVAQILRDFEASHDPAYERGFLAWEGGQRLGSVFCVRVDAQTAKLRLFLLVPQARGKGLGRRMLAESMEFARSKGYERMVLWTHESHRAACALYAAAGWRLTRSEPVHSFGVDLVEQSWEVDL; translated from the coding sequence ATGTCCGTTGAGTTGAAACATCTGGGTCCCGGCGACAGCGACTGGCTGGTGCATCAGCACCGGCATATCTATGCCCGCGACGAAGGCTTTGACGACAGTTTCGGTGACCTGGTGGCGCAGATCCTGCGCGACTTTGAGGCCAGCCATGACCCGGCGTACGAGCGCGGCTTTCTCGCCTGGGAGGGTGGCCAGCGGCTGGGCAGCGTGTTCTGTGTCCGGGTGGATGCGCAGACCGCCAAGCTGCGCCTGTTCCTTTTGGTTCCGCAGGCGCGCGGCAAGGGGCTGGGGCGGCGGATGCTGGCCGAATCTATGGAATTTGCCCGCAGCAAAGGGTATGAAAGAATGGTTCTGTGGACCCACGAAAGCCACCGCGCCGCCTGCGCGCTATATGCTGCGGCGGGTTGGCGGCTGACCCGGTCCGAACCGGTGCACAGCTTTGGCGTCGATCTGGTCGAGCAAAGCTGGGAAGTGGATTTATAG
- a CDS encoding DUF6324 family protein — protein MGINDERDIEANLQIGPTDQGMVRLFIYGDGMEIPMDFTPEEAEEIAEEIRAAAQGARKVKPRR, from the coding sequence ATGGGCATCAACGACGAACGCGACATCGAGGCCAACCTACAGATCGGCCCCACCGATCAGGGCATGGTGCGCCTGTTCATCTATGGCGACGGGATGGAAATCCCGATGGACTTTACCCCCGAAGAGGCCGAAGAAATCGCCGAGGAAATCCGCGCCGCCGCACAGGGCGCCCGCAAGGTCAAACCCCGGCGCTAA
- the hisD gene encoding histidinol dehydrogenase, translated as MPVFLDSQQADFETAFTALLNAKREDSPDVDDIVAGIIADVRARGDAAVLELTAKFDRLDLTAKTLRFSEAEIEAFCAHVPEDERRALEQAAERIRAYHIRQMPEDAQWTDPDGATLGWRWTPVSAAGLYVPGGLASYPSSVLMNAIPAKVAGVQRLAITVPTPDGIANPAVLLAARIAGVDEIYRIGGAQAIAALAYGTQTIAPVDKITGPGNAFVAAAKRRVFGKVGIDMIAGPSEILVIADGDNDPDWIALDLMSQAEHDESAQSLLITTDAGFGRAVAEAVDKRLQTLDRRAIAGASWRDYGAVITVPDLDQAAALSNRIAPEHLELCVANPEALADKCTHAGAIFLGQWTPEAIGDYVGGPNHVLPTARSARFSSGLSVMDFIKRTTLAKMSPEALRAIGPAAETLARSESLQAHGLSVTARLDRLNR; from the coding sequence ATGCCCGTCTTTCTGGACAGCCAGCAGGCTGATTTCGAAACCGCTTTCACCGCCCTTCTGAACGCCAAGCGCGAAGACAGCCCCGATGTCGACGATATCGTCGCCGGGATCATCGCCGATGTGCGCGCGCGCGGCGATGCCGCCGTGCTGGAACTGACCGCCAAATTCGACCGGCTGGACCTGACCGCCAAGACCCTGCGCTTTTCCGAGGCCGAGATCGAAGCCTTTTGCGCACATGTCCCCGAGGATGAGCGCCGCGCGCTGGAACAGGCCGCCGAACGCATCCGCGCCTATCACATCCGGCAGATGCCCGAAGATGCACAGTGGACCGACCCCGACGGCGCGACCCTGGGCTGGCGCTGGACGCCGGTGTCCGCCGCCGGGCTGTATGTGCCGGGCGGTCTGGCCTCTTACCCCTCGTCTGTGCTGATGAACGCCATCCCGGCCAAGGTCGCGGGCGTGCAGCGCCTTGCCATCACCGTGCCGACCCCGGACGGCATCGCCAACCCCGCCGTGCTGCTGGCCGCCCGCATCGCCGGCGTCGACGAAATTTACCGCATCGGCGGCGCGCAGGCGATTGCCGCGCTGGCCTATGGAACACAAACCATTGCCCCCGTTGATAAAATCACCGGGCCAGGCAATGCCTTTGTCGCCGCCGCCAAGCGCCGCGTCTTTGGCAAGGTCGGCATCGACATGATCGCAGGCCCCTCGGAAATCCTGGTCATCGCCGACGGTGACAACGATCCCGACTGGATCGCGCTTGACCTCATGTCCCAGGCCGAACACGACGAAAGCGCGCAGTCGCTACTGATCACCACCGACGCGGGCTTTGGCCGCGCCGTGGCCGAGGCCGTCGACAAACGCCTGCAAACGCTGGACCGCCGCGCCATCGCCGGGGCCAGCTGGCGCGACTATGGCGCAGTGATCACCGTCCCCGATCTCGATCAGGCTGCCGCGCTGTCCAACCGCATCGCGCCCGAACACCTTGAACTATGCGTCGCAAACCCCGAGGCGCTGGCCGACAAATGCACCCACGCGGGCGCGATCTTCCTTGGTCAATGGACGCCCGAGGCGATCGGCGACTATGTCGGCGGGCCGAACCACGTGCTGCCCACCGCCCGCTCGGCGCGGTTCAGTTCCGGCCTGTCGGTGATGGATTTCATCAAACGCACGACGCTGGCGAAAATGTCGCCCGAGGCGCTGCGCGCCATCGGCCCCGCCGCCGAAACCCTGGCCCGCTCGGAAAGCCTTCAGGCGCACGGGCTGTCCGTCACCGCACGGCTGGACCGTCTGAACCGCTAG
- a CDS encoding UPF0262 family protein, with the protein MTHIAHIELDDAGLPPPTPEIEQERRVAMFDLMEENSFSLPVRDDRPTPKGPYNLGLSIREKRLVFDVTTQAHEKAAEFHLSLSPFRQVVKDYFQICKSYFDAVRTLPPSQIETIDMARRGIHNEGARILQERLEGKAELDDATARRLFTLICVLHFGG; encoded by the coding sequence ATGACTCATATCGCGCATATCGAACTGGACGACGCGGGGCTGCCGCCCCCGACACCGGAAATCGAACAGGAACGCCGCGTGGCGATGTTCGACCTGATGGAGGAAAACTCCTTTTCCCTGCCCGTGCGGGACGACCGCCCGACGCCGAAAGGCCCCTACAACCTGGGCCTGTCGATCCGCGAAAAGCGGCTGGTCTTTGACGTAACCACACAAGCCCATGAAAAGGCTGCGGAATTCCATCTGTCCTTGTCGCCCTTCCGGCAGGTGGTCAAGGACTACTTCCAGATCTGCAAAAGCTATTTCGACGCCGTGCGCACCCTGCCCCCCAGCCAGATCGAAACCATCGACATGGCGCGGCGCGGCATCCACAACGAAGGCGCGCGCATCCTGCAGGAACGGCTTGAGGGCAAGGCCGAACTGGACGATGCCACCGCACGCCGCCTGTTCACCCTGATCTGCGTTCTGCACTTCGGGGGCTGA
- a CDS encoding arsenate-mycothiol transferase ArsC, which yields MGSLPQSVLFCCDHNAVRSPMAEAIMKKLFGTETYVQSVGVVNDLEIDGFAIAACKEIEVELERHRSRSFEELEENGEALSGFDVIVTLSPASQRRALDLTRFYHLTVEYWPIMDPTGIGETREQKLNAYRQTRDQIRDKLQEKWG from the coding sequence TTGGGCAGCCTCCCCCAGTCTGTGCTGTTTTGCTGCGACCACAATGCCGTGCGCTCGCCCATGGCCGAAGCGATCATGAAAAAGCTCTTCGGAACCGAGACTTATGTCCAGTCCGTCGGCGTCGTGAACGATCTTGAGATCGACGGATTCGCCATCGCCGCCTGCAAGGAAATCGAGGTCGAGCTGGAACGCCACCGCTCGCGCAGTTTCGAGGAACTCGAAGAAAACGGCGAGGCGCTGTCAGGTTTTGACGTGATCGTGACCCTGTCCCCCGCCTCGCAACGCCGCGCGCTGGACCTGACGCGGTTTTACCATCTGACGGTGGAATACTGGCCGATCATGGACCCGACCGGCATCGGCGAGACGCGCGAACAAAAACTCAATGCCTATCGCCAGACCCGCGACCAGATCCGCGACAAACTGCAGGAAAAATGGGGATAA